In Halobaculum magnesiiphilum, the following proteins share a genomic window:
- the sppA gene encoding signal peptide peptidase SppA gives MANTTGRSVLGVAVLVAAAVIAALVGYVLFVVVPGDLAELIGVVLTIAVVAVALKVAGGTLASRFADYTVAEVAVEGPITRDGGGGGLPSSPTTPGADEVVDQIERADDDPNAEALLVKLNTPGGQIVPSEDIRLAAERFDGPTVGYATDTCASGGYAIAVGCDELWAREGSVVGSIGVIGSRPNVHELADRLGVSYEQFTAGEYKDAGLPLKEVTPDERAYLQGIVDDYYDQFVEQVAEGRDMDEEAVRETEARVFLGTEAHERGLVDGLGDREAVLDRIEELTGHEAVVEEFTPSSGLMGRLRGGAAATAYALGAGVADAVAGDGSTGGNGAGDMRFRR, from the coding sequence ATGGCAAACACCACTGGGAGATCCGTCCTCGGCGTGGCCGTCCTCGTCGCCGCCGCCGTGATCGCGGCGCTGGTCGGCTACGTCCTGTTCGTGGTCGTGCCGGGCGACCTCGCGGAGTTGATCGGGGTCGTGCTCACCATCGCAGTCGTCGCGGTCGCGCTCAAGGTCGCCGGCGGGACGCTGGCGTCGCGCTTCGCCGACTACACGGTCGCCGAGGTCGCCGTCGAGGGACCGATCACCCGCGACGGGGGCGGCGGCGGGCTCCCCTCGTCGCCGACGACCCCCGGCGCCGACGAGGTCGTCGACCAGATCGAACGCGCCGACGATGACCCGAACGCCGAGGCGCTGCTCGTGAAGCTGAACACGCCCGGGGGCCAGATCGTCCCCAGCGAGGACATCCGGCTGGCGGCCGAGCGCTTCGACGGCCCGACGGTCGGCTACGCGACCGACACCTGCGCCAGCGGCGGCTACGCGATCGCGGTCGGCTGCGACGAGCTGTGGGCCCGCGAGGGCAGCGTCGTCGGCTCCATCGGCGTCATCGGTTCGCGCCCGAACGTCCACGAGCTGGCCGACCGCCTCGGCGTCAGCTACGAGCAGTTCACCGCCGGCGAGTACAAGGACGCCGGCCTCCCGCTGAAGGAGGTCACGCCCGACGAGCGGGCGTACCTCCAGGGCATCGTCGACGACTACTACGACCAGTTCGTCGAGCAGGTGGCCGAGGGTCGCGACATGGACGAGGAGGCGGTCCGCGAGACCGAAGCGCGGGTGTTCCTCGGAACCGAGGCGCACGAGCGCGGCCTCGTCGACGGGCTGGGGGACCGCGAGGCCGTGCTCGACCGGATCGAGGAGTTGACCGGACACGAGGCAGTCGTCGAGGAGTTCACGCCCAGCTCGGGGCTCATGGGACGCCTCCGCGGCGGCGCCGCCGCGACGGCGTACGCCCTCGGCGCCGGCGTCGCCGACGCCGTCGCCGGGGACGGGAGCACGGGCGGGAACGGCGCCGGCGATATGCGCTTCCGACGGTAA
- a CDS encoding DUF373 family protein, with translation MTTLVLCVDRSNDVGRKAGVDTPVVGWEAVRSLVTDLGLADPEDAGVNSLLESLRVARDLSDEGEEVAVAVVSGAGDSAVRADRALARQLDDVLATNEFDSAVVVIDSAADERAVPMIESRLPVDAVDRVVVRQARDLESTYYLLKQFMADEELRETVLVPIGIGLLILPALLVYFSPAIAVAAVTTLLGATLLYYGMGMDEAVESAPEHAREALYSGQVSVVTYVAALGLSVVGVFLGVLSASPVEGAEFVATLQFTYAAVPWLALAALTASFGRLLDELIRDEGVRTPYLNLPFGVLAVGLLFRGFSGYFLEQEAGKEPLVLLGYALTPTQRLAVFIVGGIALALVGVRVAASVSDETLDEVIDETGSGSTGDANIGGNRGDGGRG, from the coding sequence GTGACGACGCTGGTCCTGTGCGTGGACCGTTCGAACGACGTGGGCCGGAAGGCCGGCGTCGACACCCCGGTCGTGGGGTGGGAGGCGGTCAGATCGCTCGTGACGGATCTCGGCCTCGCGGACCCCGAGGACGCCGGCGTCAACTCGCTGCTGGAATCGCTCCGGGTCGCCCGCGACCTCTCCGACGAGGGCGAGGAGGTCGCCGTCGCGGTCGTCTCGGGCGCCGGCGACTCCGCGGTGCGGGCCGACCGCGCGCTCGCACGCCAGCTCGACGACGTGCTCGCGACGAACGAGTTCGACTCCGCGGTCGTCGTCATCGACTCCGCGGCCGACGAGCGCGCTGTTCCGATGATCGAGTCCCGGCTGCCCGTCGACGCGGTCGACCGCGTCGTCGTCCGGCAGGCGCGCGACCTGGAGTCGACGTACTACCTCCTCAAGCAGTTCATGGCCGACGAGGAGCTTCGCGAGACGGTGCTGGTGCCCATCGGTATCGGCCTGCTCATCCTCCCGGCGCTGCTCGTGTACTTCTCGCCGGCCATCGCGGTGGCGGCCGTGACGACGCTGCTGGGCGCGACGCTGTTGTACTACGGAATGGGGATGGACGAGGCCGTCGAGTCGGCCCCCGAGCACGCCCGCGAGGCGCTGTACTCCGGGCAGGTGTCGGTCGTGACGTACGTCGCCGCGCTCGGGCTGTCGGTCGTCGGCGTCTTCCTCGGCGTCCTCTCGGCGTCGCCAGTCGAGGGCGCGGAGTTCGTCGCCACACTCCAGTTCACGTACGCCGCGGTGCCGTGGCTGGCGCTGGCGGCGTTGACGGCGTCGTTCGGCCGGCTGCTCGACGAACTCATCCGCGACGAGGGCGTCCGGACACCGTACCTGAACCTCCCGTTCGGCGTGCTCGCCGTCGGGTTGCTGTTCCGCGGCTTCTCCGGCTACTTCCTCGAACAGGAGGCCGGGAAGGAGCCGCTCGTCCTCCTCGGGTACGCGCTGACGCCGACTCAGCGGCTCGCGGTGTTCATCGTCGGCGGCATCGCGCTCGCGCTCGTCGGCGTCCGCGTCGCCGCCAGCGTCTCCGACGAGACGCTCGACGAGGTCATCGACGAGACCGGATCCGGATCGACCGGCGACGCCAACATCGGCGGAAACCGCGGCGACGGCGGTCGTGGATGA
- a CDS encoding aldo/keto reductase, whose translation MPRLGLGTWENTDPEACRNAVATALEMGYRHIDTAQIYGNEAEVGDGIARADVDRDEVFLASKVWIDNLAPEDVRRTTEESLDRLGVDAVDLMYVHWPAREYDPEPTLNAFNELYDDGLIDRIGISNFEPEEVADAVEISDAPVFANQFECHPLLQQAELREACAEHDVEVVAYSPLARGEVFDVPELTEIAEKHGASEAQVSLAWLREKGVTAIPKATSEAHIRDNWESLSVTLDDEDVAAIDAIDREDRRVDPGFAPWN comes from the coding sequence ATGCCGCGACTCGGCCTCGGCACCTGGGAGAACACCGACCCCGAGGCGTGTCGAAACGCCGTCGCGACCGCCCTGGAGATGGGGTACCGTCACATCGACACCGCCCAGATCTACGGCAACGAGGCGGAGGTCGGCGACGGCATCGCCCGCGCCGACGTGGACCGCGATGAGGTGTTCCTCGCGAGTAAGGTGTGGATCGACAACCTCGCGCCCGAGGACGTGCGCCGAACGACCGAGGAGAGCCTCGACCGCCTCGGCGTCGACGCCGTCGACCTCATGTACGTCCACTGGCCGGCGCGCGAGTACGACCCCGAGCCCACGCTGAACGCGTTCAACGAGCTGTACGACGACGGCCTGATCGACCGCATCGGGATCTCCAACTTCGAGCCCGAAGAGGTCGCCGATGCCGTCGAGATCAGCGACGCGCCGGTGTTCGCCAACCAGTTCGAGTGTCACCCGCTGCTCCAGCAGGCGGAGCTGCGCGAGGCGTGCGCCGAGCACGACGTCGAGGTCGTCGCGTACTCGCCGCTCGCGCGCGGCGAGGTGTTCGACGTGCCCGAGCTGACCGAGATCGCCGAGAAACACGGCGCCAGCGAGGCGCAGGTGAGCCTCGCGTGGCTGCGCGAGAAGGGCGTCACCGCCATCCCGAAGGCGACGAGCGAGGCGCACATCCGCGACAACTGGGAGTCGCTGAGCGTGACGCTCGACGACGAGGACGTGGCGGCCATCGACGCCATCGACCGCGAGGACCGCCGCGTCGACCCCGGGTTCGCGCCTTGGAACTGA